A region of the Cannabis sativa cultivar Pink pepper isolate KNU-18-1 chromosome 3, ASM2916894v1, whole genome shotgun sequence genome:
TAGTTTAAAAtctctttaattaaattattgtttaattttttaaataaataaatatttataaccaAATTCGGTTACTAATATTTATGAAGGAATCTCTCAACAACCTTGAAATATGTATAACcacttttcaaattaaatatttacctaattaaattaattaacccAAAAAGACAAATTTCTGAGTGTTGAAACTTGGTCGGAATAAAGAGTTGTATAAAGATGTTCagaaaaatctattttgaattagcaaaatagtaattatttatttttgtaataaataaataagtttttcaaattaatgaaatagaaaaatatataaaaattgttaAGACAAGATTTGTCAAGACAAAAATTGTTAGGACAAAAGACACTATACTTGCAATTACAAATTGTAATTTGTTGGATCTTTAAGGGTTGAAGGAGTGTTGCAATGTTTAAATGGAGTTCAGACTGATCTGCTAGAAGGAGTTCAACTTGATCGAAGCACAAGTGGATCTTGTCTTCTCAGATCTAAGGAATCTTAGATCTTAGAACTTGATTGTATTCAAGTGTATCGGTAACTTTTGTGTAAAATCATTTtaggtaacacttttttaatcagttttttatttttgatttaaaaAAGTGAATATATTTTCTGAaatcatgttctataaaattattttcactttttaattttttaattgaggatcaaaattttaaaattttgaaaacaaaaaaatcactttctgACTCGAACCTAAATCTTGGAACACTGACGGACCCTGGCCCCAACTCCAAACCCGGATTCGGCCCCCGATCCCAGCTTTGTCCTTGAACCcaacataaataaaatcaacaaatataaaTGAGAATAaaatttacagaacacacttttatttttgatttttaaaattgaaaaacaaaagtggttataacatatatttttatttttcaaaatcaaaattttaaaataaaaattttacttttttatttttgtgattaaaaatttaaaaataaaaatattaccaaagGCAATATCAGTTTGTGTTGTTGATTTGTAAATCAAAATTGgtgaatatattttgaatgaTTTTACCGTGGATATTACTTTATCTAGTTTTTAGGGACCCAAACATTATTCAGTCGGAATGTATTTCCAATGTAGAGAgaacttgtaaattttttatgtTGAGATTTATTTTTCTAGCTTTAATGGTCAAGACTAATACATAAATTCAATTACTTAGCTTGAATAATTAAGACTTTCACATTgttcaaaaagaaaaattacaaatgagAAAACTATGTCGTTTTAAACTTTCGATTGTCGTATCTTCAGCACGTGCGTGGAGGGAGAGAGAGACTAATGTGGAGGTGGAGGCTGGAGCACACCAGCACGTGCTTCGCTTGGCAGAAGAACAAACATTTCTTCAATTCATTTCTTCCCCTAAACCAGAAAAGCTTGAACAAACGAGATCTCATATATAATTACACACCATTCCCGAGTTTCGATTCTTCGTATCTTTAGCTACAAACATATCcgatttgttttgttttttaattaccAAAAATACTGATCCAGGAGAATCGAAATTCACTAAACTCACCGATCATCGTCACCGTAAGCTCTCGGCCTCATCGGCATGGCTGGCGCCGCCTCGGCGCTCTTCCTGTTAGATATCAAAGGCAGGGTTCTGATCTGGCGTGACTACCGAGGCGATGTTACTTCTGTTCAGGCCGAGCGATTCTTCACCAAGCTCATCGATAAGGAGGTTTTTGCTTATTTCTCTCTTTCTTATACCAATTGGAGTTAATGAATTACGAAATTTTAAGTTAGACCATTGATGGCTTTCGATTTTATGATTTTGGGCATTGTTGGATATGATATGATATGTGGTTACACTTACAGGGAGACCCACAGTCTCAGGATCCGGTAGTATACGATAATGGCGTTACATACATGTTTATTCAACATAACAATATTTACTTAATGGCTGCTTCACGGCAGAACTGCAATGCTGCTAGCATTCTGCTCTTTCTTCACCGCCTCGTTGATGTATGTCatcaatcttttttatttttatttctattggTTTAAGATATGGAATTGCTGATTTGATTGATGAAGTTATTCTATTGAGGTGTTAATTTGCTTTTTTCTTAACGTAGGTGTTTAAGCACTATTTCGAAGAGTTAGAAGAGGAGTCCTTGAGGGACAACTTTGTTGTAGTGGTATGGATATTCTTTGCATCACTCAATTCATATGGATTATTGTTTTTCTGTATAATATAATTTTGTACTTGTGATTTCACAGTATGAGTTGCTTGATGAAATAATGGACTTTGGTTTCCCTCAATTCACGGAAGCTAAAATTCTTAGCGAGTTTATCAAGACTGATGCTTATAGGATGGAAGTTACTCAGCGACCTCCTATGGCTGTCACGAATGCAGTTTCTTGGCGAAGTGAAGGCATTCGATACAAGAAGAATGAAGTAGGTTTATTGTTTTCGGTGATTGCATCTTATTGTTTTTTATGCTGATTGGAGTAGCCGTGATGTGTGaccttttttttcctttttatttcaGGTTTTCTTAGATGTGGTCGAAAGtgtaaacatacttgtgaacaGCAATGGCCAAATAATACGCTCAGATGTAGTTGGGGCATTAAAGATGAGGACATATTTGAGGTACTAGATTTTTTTCTCCCCAGGTATTGATTGTAATTATGCTTTAAAACAAGTAGGCTTCATAGTGTCCAATTGTATGAATTTCTTAGAATGTTTTTTCAACTACTATTTATTTCCAAGTAAAAATATTAAGTAATGTTAACCTTGATATGTTGTTGCCCTACATTTATTCAATTTGATTTACTTCTTCCAACTTCCAAGTTTGTATCTCATTTATGCAATGCAATTTGAGTTGGAGCACGTTGTAGTTGCATTTGTTTGCAGCCATGTTCTTCACCCTTGTGCTTGGTTGCAGACTTGCAGTTACTTACCTCAAACATTTCGGACTTGGCATTCAAAGCATGGGTGTTCATTCTTTTTTTAGTTATCTTTCTAATCATTAGAGCCTTCACTGTGATTGGTATTATAAATAatgtgatttatttatttatttttatgagcAATACCGAGGGAAAACTTCTAATTTATTTTGAAGGACACTTTTTCCCATTAGTCAATCTTTTCTTGTTTTGGGCCTTTTAGTATTGCCCAACTTCTGTGCTGTGTCATGATCTCAAGAAGGTTTATGTGATTTATACACTGAgggctcatttttttttttcttctctcaaCGCTTTTAAAATTCTTCTATACATTCAACCTTTTGTTGATTAATCCAGCTTACTTGGTTGAACTCTTGCAGTGGTATGCCAGAGTGTAAGTTAGGCCTTAATGATAGAGTGTTACTGGAAGCTCAAGGTCGAACAACAAAAGGAAAAGCTATTGATTTGGATGATATTAAGTTTCATCAGTATGTTTCCCCTTACCAACTTTGTTTTTCTCTTGATTTTCGGACTCCCTTCAAGTTCTGTTAAACTATTGCAGACTGTTTATGTGTTTCAAGTCAGACATTCTGTATGATTGCTCCTTTCTTTTCCCATAACATTCCTTTTCGTTCGTTCAACCTGTTAGGTGTGTACGTTTGGCTCGATTTGAAAATGACCGAACCATATCCTTCATACCCCCAGATGGAGCTTTTGATCTCATGACGTATAGACTCAGCACTCAGGTTCATTTCACATGTAGTGAACTTTTAATTgtataatattgtttatttttttgttatttatttatttagttttaataaaaattattattatgttttgtgTGTGACTCTGTTTTTCCCCTTCAGGTAAAACCTCTAATTTGGGTGGAAGCACAAGTTGAAAGGCATTCTAGAAGTCGTATTGAAATTATGGTAAAAGCAAGGAGCCAATTTAAGGAGCGCAGGTAGCTTTTACTATGTGTTTCTTATAATTTatacatacacacatacataagttgattcaaaattttcttaatattgaCTGAGTAGCATCAAGTTTTCAGAAGTTTCTCATGTCAATGTTTCCTTTCCAATGGTTAATGGCCATACTTCCTACAAATTGCAAAATGACACTCTTTAGTTGtagattttcttttgtttaGCCTATAATGGATTTCGGATTTAAGGGCTACTTTGATAGCCTTAGAATCCAATTTAATTTATTCTTTTAGTCCTTGTTACATTTGTGAGGGATGTGAGTGAGAAGTTTCTGATTTCAATCACTACGAACTATGTGGTACAGCACTGCAACAAATGTCGAAATTGAATTACCTATCACTTCTGATGCTACAAATCCTAATGTCCGAACATCAATGGGGAGTGCTGCTTACGCTCCCGAGAGTGATGCATTGGTCTGGAAAATAAAATCTTTTCCTGGTAATAAGGTAGGCATGCTCACATCAAGCGTTGACTCACATACCATTTGATATActgtatatttgattattataaaATCGTTAAGTTTGTGCATTGATTCTGTAGGAATATATGTTAAGGGCTGAGTTCACTCTTCCTAGTATAACTGCTGAAGATGCAGCTCCTGAAAGAAAAGCTCCCATCCGTGTAAAGTTTGAGATACCTTATTTTACCGTCTCAGGAATTCAGGTATGTTTTCTGAGCATTGTTATATGGCCCAATGGAGCCTTAAAATTTGCTTTATTACAGTCTCAAACTAGAATTGGAATTTGAAATCAGAATCATAAATACTTGCACCAGAAAAGAAATAGGTTGGCTAAGTTCAAGCTGAAGCTAAATTTGCTGAATATATTGATGTAGTAGAATTAGAGTTGAAATATATCTTGAGTTTGCTAGTGAGCAGGGTTTCTATGTTCTTACACatgatattgttttttttttttatcatatgcAACTCTATGAATGATATGGAATGCATGGTATTATAACAACGCGTGGTGGAAGTATAATGGAGATGCCATGTTTGAGGGATGGTAGATAAAATATATAGAGGCGGCTTGTAATATAAAATGTTGCCATGTTTTCAACTCTGTTTGATAATTATTAGTTGTTTTCTATCTTCTCTCGAGAAATGTCTTATTAGTATTAAGTTATATCGTCAATATGTTTGAGCTTGTGGGTGTAGCGCCACAAATGGTTTTAAACCTTTGTGTATAATGAAAAGAATGTCAGGTATTGAACATGATTAAAGGTTTATTTCATGTACACCAAAATTCAAAATGAGAGAGACTCATGAGGGGTTGCTCAAAAGGTCAGATATGTGGTTTTCTC
Encoded here:
- the LOC115710006 gene encoding AP-1 complex subunit mu-2; the protein is MAGAASALFLLDIKGRVLIWRDYRGDVTSVQAERFFTKLIDKEGDPQSQDPVVYDNGVTYMFIQHNNIYLMAASRQNCNAASILLFLHRLVDVFKHYFEELEEESLRDNFVVVYELLDEIMDFGFPQFTEAKILSEFIKTDAYRMEVTQRPPMAVTNAVSWRSEGIRYKKNEVFLDVVESVNILVNSNGQIIRSDVVGALKMRTYLSGMPECKLGLNDRVLLEAQGRTTKGKAIDLDDIKFHQCVRLARFENDRTISFIPPDGAFDLMTYRLSTQVKPLIWVEAQVERHSRSRIEIMVKARSQFKERSTATNVEIELPITSDATNPNVRTSMGSAAYAPESDALVWKIKSFPGNKEYMLRAEFTLPSITAEDAAPERKAPIRVKFEIPYFTVSGIQVRYLKIIEKSGYQALPWVRYITMAGEYELRLI